The proteins below are encoded in one region of Legionella antarctica:
- a CDS encoding Lrp/AsnC family transcriptional regulator — protein MDRTDKKLLEHLQSNSQISNQELADLVALSPSPCLRRVKLLEDNGYIKKQVALLDPEKIGLKLTVIVLVGLNSHQPTVMSEFEERVRFLPEVIQCYLITGQSADYLLKIIVPDLNAYQSFLLGKLTCINSVDTVHSSFILRTIYETTALPLDHLD, from the coding sequence ATGGATCGTACCGACAAGAAGTTACTTGAACATTTACAATCAAATAGCCAAATAAGCAATCAGGAATTAGCTGACTTGGTGGCACTATCTCCCTCGCCCTGCCTTCGTCGCGTCAAACTGTTGGAAGACAACGGCTATATAAAAAAACAGGTGGCACTCCTTGATCCAGAGAAAATAGGATTAAAACTAACCGTAATTGTTTTAGTAGGATTAAACAGTCACCAACCTACGGTCATGAGTGAGTTTGAGGAACGAGTTCGTTTTCTTCCTGAAGTGATTCAATGCTACTTGATAACTGGCCAATCAGCCGATTATCTGTTAAAAATAATTGTACCTGATTTGAATGCCTACCAATCATTTTTATTGGGTAAGCTAACCTGTATCAACAGCGTGGACACAGTGCATTCAAGTTTTATATTGAGAACTATTTACGAAACAACAGCTCTTCCTCTGGATCATTTGGATTGA
- a CDS encoding PqiC family protein: MKTNKFIIILAAGLALCACGRSKQAQFYMLNPVPPKVVPVSRYNYLKIGIDSIRSPAFTEKPQLMIYNSYNRVQLEEFHQWAESLDKNIKRVVKTNLTTLLPRAVLEEAPWDVEFKPDYTLKIVISEFKVDLLGNSSLRANYMILNQGQVIKKYEKFYHMKLAAVTIEALVRSMNSNLNHLTQDIAKTLAAGKNEVRQSTN; encoded by the coding sequence GTGAAAACAAATAAATTCATTATTATCCTGGCAGCAGGATTAGCTCTGTGCGCTTGTGGACGGAGTAAGCAGGCGCAGTTTTATATGTTAAATCCGGTTCCGCCCAAAGTAGTTCCGGTCAGTCGATATAATTACTTAAAGATAGGTATTGATTCAATTCGTAGTCCAGCATTCACGGAAAAACCACAACTGATGATTTATAACAGCTATAATCGTGTCCAGCTGGAGGAGTTTCATCAGTGGGCAGAATCGTTAGATAAAAATATTAAGCGTGTAGTAAAAACGAATTTAACTACCCTTTTACCACGGGCTGTACTGGAGGAAGCGCCTTGGGATGTTGAGTTTAAACCGGATTATACTTTGAAGATTGTAATTTCTGAATTCAAAGTGGATTTACTTGGCAATAGCAGTTTACGTGCTAACTACATGATTTTAAATCAGGGCCAGGTAATTAAAAAATATGAAAAGTTTTATCATATGAAACTAGCTGCTGTAACAATAGAGGCTTTGGTTAGGAGTATGAATAGTAATTTAAATCATTTAACACAAGACATTGCAAAGACCTTGGCTGCTGGGAAAAATGAAGTTCGACAAAGCACTAATTAA
- a CDS encoding MlaD family protein, with product MRSEKSYTLIGVFVVGAFILMLMGSVFFYYEYVHSKLQMYVMFFKGSLQGLNSTTPVTYRGIKIGEVKLIEVTENRSRNKVMIPVYVEFFVEKNFGFTQNPIHLLISNGYIAQISKPNFISGNAVIELVKDNDRHQIKQVMFHGYPIFPTRNTVDKDTTLDDSIKEAKLTFEAIRKLVSSQEVKDLIKSTQEMTENVDRLAIGIEEYLPRTLVYFNLTMKKIADAASSTQNLTDYLSRNPESVLRGKR from the coding sequence ATGCGTTCCGAGAAATCTTATACATTAATTGGTGTTTTTGTTGTTGGTGCATTTATTCTCATGTTAATGGGATCTGTGTTTTTTTATTATGAATATGTACATTCCAAACTCCAGATGTATGTGATGTTTTTTAAAGGTTCACTACAAGGTTTAAACTCAACAACGCCAGTAACCTATCGAGGGATTAAAATTGGAGAAGTTAAACTGATTGAGGTTACAGAAAATAGATCGCGGAATAAGGTGATGATTCCTGTATATGTTGAATTTTTTGTTGAAAAAAACTTTGGATTTACTCAAAATCCTATCCACCTGTTAATCAGCAATGGTTATATTGCTCAAATCTCCAAACCTAATTTTATTTCGGGTAATGCAGTAATAGAATTAGTAAAAGACAATGATCGTCATCAAATAAAACAAGTAATGTTTCATGGTTATCCTATTTTTCCTACCAGAAATACGGTTGATAAAGACACGACCCTTGATGATTCAATAAAAGAAGCTAAGTTGACATTCGAAGCAATCAGGAAATTAGTGAGTTCTCAAGAGGTCAAAGATCTAATCAAATCAACGCAAGAAATGACTGAAAATGTGGATAGATTAGCAATTGGTATAGAGGAGTACCTACCGCGAACGCTGGTTTATTTTAATCTGACCATGAAAAAAATTGCAGACGCAGCTTCCTCTACTCAGAACTTAACAGATTATTTATCACGTAATCCCGAGTCAGTATTAAGAGGTAAAAGGTGA
- a CDS encoding ABC transporter permease gives MYVFKQTGFHFVRFLKSISFFFGFIGHLCHSSKNIITRHLTISWPNVLKVLYYSGVSLAVPLIIISALMAMSIAINSYQIFSKFHLQNQALSVAQTLLVQDFLPILIGFVLCVQVSLNIINARIKITKFQRSPQQVILEYILPIIIGVNSTGLLLHTYLMAVIYLILFITFHHLLNISTQIFLLDIGRTTTLFFYITSVAKTLVYCSIVSFTAGYYYYQVATRHVPLRRAVSRILTRGALWLTVSSVLIKFLNL, from the coding sequence GTGTATGTATTTAAACAAACAGGTTTTCATTTTGTACGATTTTTAAAATCTATATCCTTTTTTTTTGGTTTCATTGGCCATCTATGCCATAGTTCTAAAAATATCATCACCCGCCATTTAACAATTTCCTGGCCGAATGTTTTAAAAGTATTGTATTATTCAGGTGTTTCTTTAGCCGTTCCGCTTATTATTATCAGTGCATTAATGGCTATGTCCATTGCGATTAATAGCTACCAGATTTTTAGTAAATTTCACTTACAAAATCAGGCGCTATCAGTAGCACAAACTCTTTTGGTACAAGATTTTTTACCTATATTAATTGGTTTTGTCTTATGTGTTCAGGTTTCGTTAAATATAATTAATGCTCGTATCAAAATCACCAAATTCCAACGCAGCCCTCAACAGGTTATTCTTGAATATATTTTACCCATCATTATTGGGGTAAATAGTACGGGATTACTCCTGCATACTTATTTAATGGCGGTGATTTATTTAATCCTTTTTATCACCTTTCATCACCTACTAAACATCAGCACTCAAATTTTTTTACTGGATATAGGACGTACTACCACCCTATTTTTTTATATCACTTCAGTGGCTAAAACTTTGGTGTATTGTTCGATTGTCAGTTTTACTGCAGGATATTACTATTACCAGGTTGCTACACGGCATGTACCCTTGAGAAGAGCTGTTTCGCGTATCTTAACTCGAGGAGCTCTTTGGTTGACCGTAAGTAGTGTATTAATCAAATTTTTAAACTTATAG
- a CDS encoding IS66 family transposase: protein MMKRQEIKQVLDELTKDIDSLADKKAVTIIKVLVNLVEMLAEENALLREENQVLRDEINRLKGEQGKPNIRGQSKGSNGDNTGNSNHSSEGDRNKRGKGNNKNTGKDKKNVRIDRRVTIALDKATLPDDAKFKGFEIRIIQDLKIITDNVEFKLETYYSPSLKKTFIAPIPGEYKGSEFGPGVKALVITLYRDAGMTESAIERFLKTCGIQISHGKIASMLTEGNDIFHQEKEDIVDAGSNAGLYQQMDDTGSRVNGKNHYTHVLCNDFFTAYFTRRKKDRLTLLELLCRDQLKFMFNQEAYELMDEFGLAKKWLDQIKPMLHAQPLTRESIDSLMGTLFPNPKKHSTNRRIILESAALAYYQHSKYFIHYLMTDDAPQFNKLALHHALCWIHEGRHYKKLTPFSDMNQNILAVFLEQLWDFYHALLTYKTAPSQSMAQQLSMQFDTLFATTTGYDVLDQRIAKTRAKKQALLLVLDHPFLPLHNNASELGTRFQARIRDINLQTVSQNGTKSKDTFATIVQTARKLKVNVYQYIYDRVTKKFEMPSLAELILLKVRQVPCTT, encoded by the coding sequence ATGATGAAACGCCAAGAAATCAAACAAGTTTTAGATGAGTTAACAAAAGATATCGATAGTCTTGCCGACAAAAAGGCCGTGACTATCATTAAGGTATTGGTTAATTTGGTCGAAATGCTTGCCGAAGAAAATGCTTTGCTCAGAGAGGAAAACCAAGTATTACGTGATGAGATAAACCGCCTTAAGGGTGAACAGGGCAAACCTAATATTCGCGGTCAATCCAAAGGTAGCAATGGCGATAATACAGGCAATTCCAATCATTCATCTGAAGGAGATCGCAATAAACGTGGTAAAGGGAACAATAAAAACACAGGCAAAGACAAAAAAAACGTACGTATTGATAGACGTGTTACGATTGCTCTGGACAAAGCAACGCTGCCAGATGACGCCAAGTTCAAGGGTTTTGAGATTCGAATCATCCAGGATCTAAAAATCATCACGGATAATGTTGAATTCAAGCTGGAAACGTATTACTCACCATCTTTGAAAAAAACCTTTATTGCGCCGATTCCTGGCGAATATAAGGGCAGTGAATTTGGTCCTGGGGTTAAAGCGCTGGTCATCACATTATACCGTGATGCAGGGATGACGGAGAGCGCCATTGAGCGCTTTTTAAAAACATGTGGTATTCAAATATCACATGGTAAAATTGCTTCCATGCTGACAGAAGGCAATGATATTTTTCATCAGGAAAAAGAAGATATTGTCGATGCCGGTAGCAACGCAGGCTTGTACCAGCAGATGGATGACACAGGCAGTCGTGTTAACGGCAAAAATCACTACACCCATGTTTTATGTAATGACTTTTTTACAGCATACTTCACTCGTCGTAAAAAAGATCGCTTGACCTTATTGGAGTTGCTGTGTCGAGACCAATTAAAGTTTATGTTTAATCAGGAGGCTTATGAGTTAATGGATGAGTTTGGTCTCGCAAAAAAATGGTTGGATCAAATTAAACCAATGCTGCATGCACAACCCCTCACACGTGAATCAATCGATAGTTTGATGGGAACACTTTTTCCAAATCCAAAAAAACACAGCACGAATCGACGCATAATTCTTGAGTCAGCAGCTCTTGCCTATTATCAGCACTCGAAATACTTCATCCATTATTTAATGACAGATGATGCGCCTCAGTTTAATAAATTGGCCCTACATCATGCGCTGTGCTGGATCCATGAAGGTCGTCATTATAAAAAACTCACTCCATTCTCAGATATGAATCAGAATATATTGGCTGTATTTCTTGAGCAATTATGGGATTTCTACCATGCATTATTGACTTACAAGACGGCTCCATCTCAATCAATGGCCCAACAACTATCAATGCAATTTGATACTTTGTTCGCAACCACGACAGGCTATGATGTTTTAGATCAACGCATTGCAAAGACACGTGCTAAAAAACAAGCGTTATTATTGGTGTTAGACCATCCATTTCTGCCATTGCACAACAATGCCTCTGAATTAGGGACACGGTTTCAAGCAAGGATACGCGACATCAATCTCCAAACGGTCTCCCAAAATGGCACCAAATCAAAGGATACGTTTGCCACGATTGTACAGACGGCCAGAAAACTGAAAGTTAACGTTTATCAGTATATTTACGATAGGGTGACTAAAAAATTTGAAATGCCATCATTGGCTGAATTAATCTTACTTAAAGTGCGGCAGGTTCCATGCACCACATAA
- a CDS encoding TIGR02444 family protein, whose protein sequence is MQHEHRTGQILCRSNQSIVRSSLSRLYLNKMIKELTNPLWDYSLKIYTNKDVKLLCITLQDDYDINVNIVLWCCWYASELGPFSHQFLNQVLAYNAPWHNHVTRQLRQARQWLRTNLNNELIESFRQDIIQLEITSEAFQQNQLYELSIKQNKAVQNSKNAARANLQNYFNTLTTKISDHHWQLIETKLLTRVSFRTT, encoded by the coding sequence ATGCAACATGAACACCGAACTGGGCAAATTCTGTGCAGATCCAATCAATCCATCGTTAGATCAAGCTTATCAAGACTGTATTTAAATAAAATGATTAAAGAACTAACTAACCCATTATGGGATTATTCGCTGAAAATTTATACCAATAAAGACGTCAAGCTATTGTGTATTACTCTACAGGATGACTATGATATCAATGTGAATATTGTATTGTGGTGTTGCTGGTATGCCTCGGAGCTGGGGCCTTTCAGCCATCAATTCCTGAATCAAGTTTTAGCTTACAACGCGCCCTGGCATAATCATGTGACTCGTCAATTAAGACAGGCACGTCAATGGCTGAGAACAAATCTGAACAATGAGCTAATCGAGTCTTTTCGCCAGGACATAATACAATTAGAAATAACCTCTGAAGCTTTTCAACAAAACCAATTGTATGAACTTTCCATAAAACAGAATAAAGCGGTTCAAAATAGCAAAAATGCAGCACGTGCTAATCTGCAGAACTATTTTAATACCTTAACAACAAAAATAAGTGACCATCACTGGCAGCTTATTGAAACAAAATTACTAACCAGAGTATCGTTTAGAACAACCTAG
- a CDS encoding glycosyltransferase family 2 protein: MLKTPDYAKRISCVVPVYNEEALIAEFITALDKTLKGLAYPYEIVIVDDGSQDNTLAIIYQLRAMFPIRYIRFSRNFGKENALSAGLDHAQGDAVILLDGDFQHPLELLVEFIAKWEEGNEMVYAVRQNRADESWLKRTCAKAFYHLTSKINRINIPANAGDFRLLDRKIVNALQKLPERNRFMKGLYSWVGFKQIAIPFEVQPRKSGNSQWSFYSLLDLAITGITSFSAFPLRMIALGGMAVASIAMLYAIWIILSTFIFGIQTPGWATIVTTISFFGGLQLFALGVVGEYIGRVFDEVKHRPLYIIDEESSFNDQLP; encoded by the coding sequence ATGCTTAAAACTCCTGATTATGCAAAACGTATATCCTGTGTTGTTCCTGTTTATAATGAAGAGGCCCTGATTGCAGAGTTTATTACCGCTCTGGATAAAACCCTTAAAGGATTAGCTTATCCCTATGAAATAGTGATTGTAGATGATGGCAGCCAGGATAATACACTGGCAATCATCTATCAACTGAGAGCCATGTTTCCCATTCGCTATATTCGTTTTAGTCGTAATTTTGGAAAAGAAAATGCCCTCAGTGCAGGCCTGGATCATGCCCAGGGTGATGCGGTTATTTTGCTGGATGGTGATTTTCAGCATCCCTTGGAACTCTTGGTAGAGTTTATTGCCAAATGGGAAGAAGGCAATGAAATGGTTTATGCTGTGCGTCAAAACCGGGCAGATGAGTCCTGGTTAAAACGAACCTGCGCCAAAGCCTTTTATCACTTAACTTCAAAAATAAACCGCATTAACATCCCGGCTAATGCGGGGGACTTTAGATTACTGGATAGAAAAATAGTGAACGCACTCCAGAAATTGCCAGAGCGTAATCGTTTTATGAAGGGTTTATACAGCTGGGTAGGCTTCAAACAAATTGCCATCCCTTTTGAAGTTCAACCCCGTAAATCAGGCAACTCGCAATGGAGTTTTTATTCCCTGCTTGATTTAGCGATTACAGGCATCACCTCGTTTAGTGCCTTTCCCTTAAGAATGATTGCTTTAGGTGGCATGGCTGTTGCCAGCATCGCCATGCTCTACGCTATTTGGATTATTCTAAGCACGTTTATATTTGGTATACAGACACCAGGTTGGGCAACTATAGTGACGACCATTAGCTTTTTTGGCGGACTGCAATTATTTGCTTTAGGGGTGGTCGGAGAATACATTGGCAGAGTGTTTGATGAAGTCAAACACCGGCCTTTATATATTATTGATGAGGAATCAAGTTTCAATGACCAACTCCCATAA
- a CDS encoding GtrA family protein, which produces MTNSHKLPHRLIYFGVTGVSAATVHVITVSGLVTFMQVRPLVANIFAFLLAFNVSFLGHRYFTFAKLHNQKQLSLPHFFLVASSAGVINELLYFLLLDYTPLGYLIALIIVLGLVSVYSFMLSRFWACR; this is translated from the coding sequence ATGACCAACTCCCATAAATTACCTCATCGCCTGATTTATTTTGGCGTTACAGGCGTAAGTGCTGCGACAGTACACGTTATAACGGTATCAGGCCTTGTAACTTTCATGCAAGTCCGACCTTTAGTCGCCAATATATTTGCTTTTTTACTTGCCTTTAACGTGAGTTTTTTAGGCCATAGATATTTTACCTTTGCAAAACTCCATAATCAAAAACAATTGAGCCTGCCCCATTTTTTTCTGGTTGCATCGTCAGCCGGAGTAATCAACGAGCTACTCTACTTCTTATTGCTTGACTACACCCCTTTGGGTTATTTAATCGCTTTGATTATCGTTTTAGGTTTAGTCTCTGTTTACAGCTTCATGCTCTCCAGATTTTGGGCTTGCCGGTAA
- a CDS encoding ChbG/HpnK family deacetylase, whose translation MSDFKTIVLCADDFGLNAGVSHGIIKLVRMRRLSAVSCMTNMPDFNLYAKDLCALKREVQTGLHFNLTEGFLLSEPGRPCFRLNSLLVKSHLHLLKPDFIAKEFNAQLDQFIQMMGEMPDFIDGHEHVHQFPGIRNVILDIYEQRIRPHRTWIRSTYPAVTVPKYWFKGIILAMAGGRKLHADLEKSTIPHPSYFAGVYDFAPESDYRTLFKHWLASAPSDILIMCHPGESLAPTRTRSIEMNYFLSDEFLNDCQEHQVRLFLPASPKSGEHEAVNRD comes from the coding sequence ATGAGTGATTTTAAAACAATCGTGTTATGTGCCGATGACTTTGGATTAAATGCTGGTGTTTCCCATGGAATTATAAAGCTTGTGCGGATGCGTCGTTTATCTGCAGTAAGTTGCATGACTAATATGCCGGACTTTAATCTTTATGCCAAAGATTTATGTGCTTTAAAAAGAGAAGTACAGACCGGTTTGCATTTTAATCTAACCGAAGGTTTTCTGTTGTCTGAACCTGGCAGACCTTGTTTCAGATTAAATAGTTTACTGGTGAAATCACATTTACATCTGCTTAAGCCCGACTTTATTGCTAAAGAGTTTAATGCTCAACTCGATCAGTTTATTCAAATGATGGGAGAGATGCCTGATTTTATTGACGGCCATGAACATGTCCATCAATTTCCTGGCATAAGAAATGTAATATTGGACATTTATGAACAACGGATAAGACCCCACAGGACCTGGATACGTTCAACCTATCCTGCTGTTACTGTTCCTAAATACTGGTTTAAAGGAATAATCCTGGCCATGGCAGGAGGGAGAAAACTGCATGCTGATCTCGAAAAATCAACTATTCCTCACCCTTCTTATTTTGCTGGAGTTTATGATTTTGCTCCAGAGTCTGACTATCGAACACTGTTCAAGCATTGGCTGGCCTCAGCTCCTTCCGACATTCTCATTATGTGTCATCCTGGTGAAAGTTTAGCCCCTACCAGGACTCGCTCCATAGAAATGAATTATTTTCTGAGTGATGAGTTTCTCAATGATTGTCAGGAGCATCAGGTTCGCCTGTTTTTACCGGCAAGCCCAAAATCTGGAGAGCATGAAGCTGTAAACAGAGACTAA
- a CDS encoding EamA family transporter: MPIPHLLLTLLVVVIWGLNFIFVKLGLEEISPLLLCAVRFFLASIPAVFFVKPPGAHFRIIALYGLVMFALQFSLVFMGMHAGMTAGMASLIMQVQVFFSMFFAVLFLGEQPSISQIAGALVAFMGIGLVAMHFDTNVSLPGFILILAAAATWGVGNLITKKIKTTNFVAIIVWGSFVACLPMFLLSFIFEGPQRIAASYHHLTWQGIGSLLYIVYASTWVGYGIWNWLLGRYSVGMIVPFTLLVPVVGILSSMLLLGEPFQLWKLNACLLVISGLCINILSPRFFMAKAQPHEA; encoded by the coding sequence ATGCCTATTCCCCATCTGTTATTGACTTTGCTGGTAGTGGTTATCTGGGGGCTTAATTTTATTTTCGTAAAGTTAGGCCTGGAAGAAATTTCGCCACTATTACTTTGCGCAGTACGGTTTTTTTTAGCCAGTATTCCTGCTGTTTTTTTTGTAAAGCCTCCGGGAGCACATTTTAGAATCATTGCTTTGTATGGCTTGGTTATGTTTGCTTTGCAATTTTCTCTTGTTTTCATGGGCATGCATGCAGGTATGACAGCAGGAATGGCCTCATTAATTATGCAGGTCCAAGTATTTTTCAGTATGTTTTTTGCGGTGCTCTTTTTGGGTGAACAACCAAGTATCAGTCAAATAGCAGGGGCTTTGGTTGCTTTCATGGGTATTGGCTTGGTAGCCATGCATTTCGATACTAATGTATCGTTACCTGGTTTTATTTTGATATTAGCCGCTGCAGCAACGTGGGGCGTTGGTAATCTGATCACCAAAAAAATTAAAACAACCAACTTTGTTGCTATTATTGTCTGGGGCAGCTTTGTAGCTTGTCTTCCCATGTTTCTACTGTCTTTTATATTTGAAGGGCCTCAACGTATTGCTGCCAGTTATCATCATCTGACCTGGCAGGGAATAGGATCACTTCTTTATATTGTTTATGCATCAACCTGGGTCGGTTATGGCATATGGAATTGGTTGCTCGGCCGTTATTCGGTGGGAATGATCGTACCGTTTACTTTATTAGTTCCTGTGGTTGGTATTTTAAGCTCCATGTTACTTCTGGGGGAACCATTTCAATTATGGAAACTCAATGCCTGTTTATTAGTGATTAGTGGTCTTTGTATTAATATCTTAAGCCCTCGCTTTTTTATGGCCAAAGCTCAACCTCATGAAGCTTGA